From a region of the Theobroma cacao cultivar B97-61/B2 chromosome 8, Criollo_cocoa_genome_V2, whole genome shotgun sequence genome:
- the LOC18507028 gene encoding ribosome-recycling factor: MALYLRRAIRLRNTALLLRSSKIQTCNVSHFIFSQNQKTCHSQKPSPLSSFDFLRDSRRGFAKGKKSKDDSGGNTIELAPDIGPTVKASAASQMDAAIVALSRELAKLRTGRASAGMLDHIIVETGGVKMQLNHLAVVSVIDSKTLSINPYDPNTIKELESAIVSSPLGLNPRVDGQRLIAAIPPLTKEHMQAMCKVVAKSSEDVKQSIRRARQKALDAIKKAGSSFPKDEAKRLEKEIDELTKRLVKAADDLCKAKEKEITQG; this comes from the exons aTGGCTTTATATCTGAGACGAGCAATCAGATTAAGAAACACAGCACTGTTACTTAGAAGTTCAAAGATCCAAACTTGCAATGTTTCTCACTTTATCTTTTCGCAAAACCAAAAAACTTGTCATTCCCAAAAACCCAGTCCTTTGTCCTCCTTTGATTTCCTCAGAGATTCTCGTAGAGGCTTCGCCAAAGGCAAAAAATCAA AGGATGATTCTGGTGGGAACACAATAGAACTTGCCCCGGATATTGGGCCTACTGTTAAAGCAAGTGCTGCATCACAGATGGATGCAGCAATTGTTGCCTTATCACGAGAGTTAGCAAAATTGAGAACAGGAAGGGCATCTGCAG GAATGCTTGACCATATTATTGTAGAAACTGGGGGTGTAAAGATGCAACTGAACCACTTGGCTGTTGTTTCTGTCATAGATTCGAAAACCTTATCAATTAATCCATATGATCCAAAT acTATAAAAGAGTTAGAGAGTGCCATTGTTTCATCTCCATTAGGCTTAAATCCTAGGGTGGATGGTCAACGATTGATTGCAGCTATTCCACC ATTAACAAAAGAGCATATGCAG GCAATGTGCAAGGTGGTTGCCAAGTCTTCTGAAGATGTTAAACAAAGCATAAGAAGGGCTCGACAAAAG GCATTGGATGCAATAAAGAAAGCAGGTTCAAGTTTTCCTAAGGATGAGGCTAAGAGATTGGAGAAAGAA ATTGATGAGTTGACTAAAAGGCTTGTCAAGGCAGCTGATGATTTGTGCAAGGCGAAGGAGAAGGAGATAACTCAAGGCTGA